The Desulfobotulus mexicanus genome includes a region encoding these proteins:
- the dnaE gene encoding DNA polymerase III subunit alpha, giving the protein METPVPDFVHLHLHSQYSLLDGAIRLDPLFARAKEYGMHSVAITDHGTMFGAMEFYEKALKAGIKPIIGCECYVAPRSLTDKSSEDAKGLSHLVLLARNNEGYKNLCKLATIAQMKGFYYKPRVDDELLAAHSEGIIALSACLQGSIPKLLLKGQTAAAEEKARYYEKIFGEGNFFLEIQENGLMPQREANTLLVDMAERLSLPLVATNDCHYLDSEDTRAHELLLCIQTGKTIHDPNRFQFGTDALYFKSREIMARELGHFKGALANTVEIASRCDVSFDFNTYHFPNFPTEETGTAEELFDATARRGFEKRMVLIRKNNPDVDEKLYLDRLNYEIETINTMGFPGYFLIVADFIRYSKENGIPVGPGRGSAAGSMVAYAMGITDLDPIEHGLIFERFLNPSRISMPDIDVDFCINGREKVYEYVVKKYGGGDYVAQIITYGKMKTRAVLRDVGRALGIPLKDVDEIAKLVPEVLNISLEKALQQEPEILKRAAERSDIKELLDIAKKLEGLPRHASTHAAGVVIGDRRLDDYLPLYSGKKGEVVTQFDMHYVEKIGLVKFDFLGLRNLTVIKEALNLIALQGLEVPDLDTIPLDDRESYELLSRGDTTGVFQLESSGMKDLLVRLRPSTFGDITALVALYRPGPLESGMVDDFVERKHGRAEVSYALPQLEPILKDTYGVILYQEQVMKIAGVLANYSMAEADGLRKAMGKKIAEMMVAQRERFMKGAAESNIDLEKAGYIFDLMEKFGGYGFNKSHSAAYALIAYQTAYLKAHYPLAFMAALLTSEMNSLDGVVKFIEECRSHNIEVLPPDVNESGLAFTVVDDAIRFGLVAVKNVGEGPVAAILAEREANGPFGDIFDFCERIDLRKVNKRVLEALIKCGAFDGTGVERSRMMAVLDEAVDHGARTQKEKNDPQMGLFDMIEDPVAEGLRPVFPDIPEWEDRDLLFLEKEHLGLYLSGHPLKKYEEAIARYATTDAEGLKEVANGSAVRLGGSIHDMKVIITKKGDKMAFMNVEDINGTLVEVVVFPVLFALLTDLLEIDTPVIVEGEAQVEGSAAKIKAEKIVHLDKAGEVWTGMLHLKVSTDTHRREDLVRVQEALRRYPGNCAVQLHVRIPDKTETHIEFPDLLKVSAGAELMAELQDILGAEGVVISCAPAKLEDRGKNGKNGYRKRGNNGDAASA; this is encoded by the coding sequence ATGGAAACCCCGGTTCCGGACTTTGTTCATCTTCACCTTCACAGCCAGTACAGCCTTCTGGATGGTGCCATTCGCCTTGATCCTCTCTTTGCCCGTGCAAAGGAGTATGGCATGCATTCCGTGGCCATTACGGACCACGGGACCATGTTTGGAGCAATGGAGTTCTATGAAAAAGCCCTCAAAGCCGGAATTAAACCCATCATTGGCTGTGAGTGCTATGTGGCACCGAGGTCCCTTACGGATAAAAGCAGCGAAGATGCCAAAGGCCTTTCCCATCTGGTGCTGCTGGCCCGGAACAATGAGGGTTATAAAAATCTCTGCAAGCTTGCCACCATAGCCCAGATGAAGGGTTTTTATTATAAACCAAGGGTGGATGATGAGCTGCTGGCGGCCCATAGCGAAGGCATTATTGCCCTTTCAGCCTGCCTGCAGGGTTCTATCCCCAAGCTTCTGCTCAAAGGCCAGACAGCGGCTGCGGAAGAAAAAGCCCGTTATTATGAAAAAATATTTGGAGAAGGTAATTTTTTTCTCGAAATTCAGGAAAACGGACTCATGCCCCAGCGGGAGGCAAATACCCTGCTTGTGGATATGGCAGAACGGCTTTCCCTGCCCCTTGTGGCCACCAACGACTGCCATTATCTGGATTCGGAAGACACAAGGGCCCATGAGCTGCTTTTGTGCATACAGACTGGCAAGACCATTCATGATCCCAACCGGTTCCAGTTCGGCACCGATGCCCTTTATTTTAAAAGCCGGGAGATCATGGCCCGTGAGCTGGGCCACTTCAAGGGTGCCCTTGCCAATACCGTTGAAATTGCCAGCCGTTGTGATGTGAGCTTTGATTTCAATACCTATCATTTCCCTAATTTCCCTACGGAAGAAACGGGAACTGCGGAAGAGCTTTTTGATGCCACGGCCCGCAGAGGTTTTGAAAAGCGTATGGTGCTGATCCGCAAAAACAATCCGGATGTGGATGAAAAACTATACCTTGACCGCCTCAATTATGAGATTGAGACCATCAATACCATGGGCTTTCCCGGTTACTTTCTCATCGTTGCGGATTTTATCCGCTATTCCAAGGAAAATGGCATTCCCGTAGGTCCCGGCAGGGGTTCTGCAGCAGGTTCCATGGTGGCCTATGCCATGGGGATTACGGATCTTGATCCCATTGAGCATGGACTGATTTTTGAGAGATTTCTCAATCCCAGCCGTATTTCCATGCCGGATATAGACGTGGATTTCTGCATTAACGGCAGGGAAAAGGTTTACGAGTATGTTGTAAAAAAATACGGGGGTGGGGACTATGTGGCCCAGATCATCACCTACGGAAAAATGAAAACTCGTGCTGTGCTGCGGGATGTGGGCCGCGCCCTTGGCATCCCCCTGAAAGATGTGGATGAAATAGCCAAGCTTGTTCCGGAGGTTCTGAATATCAGCCTTGAAAAGGCTTTGCAGCAGGAGCCGGAAATTCTGAAAAGGGCTGCGGAACGCTCCGACATCAAGGAGTTGCTGGATATTGCCAAAAAGCTAGAGGGTTTGCCCCGTCATGCATCCACCCATGCGGCGGGTGTGGTCATCGGGGATCGCAGACTGGATGATTATCTTCCCCTTTACAGCGGTAAAAAGGGCGAAGTTGTAACCCAGTTCGATATGCATTATGTGGAAAAAATAGGGTTGGTGAAGTTTGACTTTCTGGGACTTCGTAACCTCACGGTCATCAAAGAAGCCCTTAATCTCATTGCCCTTCAGGGGCTTGAGGTGCCGGATCTCGATACCATTCCCTTAGATGACCGGGAAAGCTATGAGCTTCTTTCCCGAGGGGATACCACAGGTGTTTTTCAGCTGGAAAGCTCCGGCATGAAGGATCTTCTGGTACGCCTCAGACCTTCCACCTTCGGTGACATTACAGCCCTTGTGGCCCTTTACCGTCCCGGTCCTCTGGAAAGTGGCATGGTGGATGACTTTGTGGAGCGAAAGCATGGCAGGGCGGAAGTTTCCTATGCGCTTCCCCAGCTGGAACCCATCCTGAAGGATACCTACGGGGTTATTCTTTATCAGGAACAGGTCATGAAAATTGCAGGTGTGCTCGCCAATTACTCCATGGCCGAAGCCGATGGTCTGCGTAAGGCCATGGGTAAAAAGATTGCTGAAATGATGGTGGCCCAGCGGGAACGTTTCATGAAAGGGGCCGCTGAAAGTAATATTGATCTTGAAAAAGCCGGGTACATTTTTGATCTTATGGAAAAATTCGGGGGCTATGGTTTTAATAAATCCCATTCCGCAGCCTATGCTCTGATTGCTTACCAGACGGCCTATCTGAAGGCCCATTATCCCCTTGCCTTTATGGCAGCCCTTCTTACTTCTGAAATGAACTCACTGGACGGAGTGGTGAAGTTCATTGAAGAATGCCGCAGTCACAATATAGAGGTCTTGCCACCGGATGTGAATGAGTCGGGTCTTGCCTTTACGGTGGTGGATGATGCCATCCGTTTTGGTCTTGTGGCCGTTAAAAATGTGGGAGAAGGTCCTGTCGCTGCCATCCTTGCGGAAAGGGAAGCCAACGGACCCTTTGGGGATATCTTTGATTTCTGTGAACGCATTGACCTGAGAAAGGTTAACAAGCGGGTACTGGAAGCACTGATCAAGTGTGGTGCCTTTGACGGTACGGGCGTGGAGCGCAGCCGCATGATGGCGGTGCTGGATGAGGCCGTGGACCACGGAGCAAGGACGCAGAAGGAAAAAAATGATCCGCAGATGGGGCTTTTTGACATGATCGAAGATCCCGTTGCCGAAGGACTAAGGCCTGTATTTCCCGATATTCCAGAGTGGGAGGACAGGGATCTTCTCTTTCTGGAAAAGGAGCATCTGGGGCTGTATCTTTCCGGCCACCCTTTAAAAAAATATGAAGAAGCCATAGCCCGCTATGCCACAACGGATGCCGAAGGCTTAAAGGAAGTCGCCAATGGATCCGCCGTGCGCCTTGGCGGCAGTATCCATGACATGAAGGTAATTATTACCAAAAAAGGTGATAAAATGGCCTTCATGAATGTAGAAGACATAAATGGTACGCTGGTGGAGGTGGTTGTTTTCCCGGTTCTTTTTGCCCTGCTTACGGATCTTCTGGAAATCGATACGCCCGTGATTGTGGAAGGTGAGGCTCAGGTGGAAGGATCTGCTGCCAAAATCAAGGCTGAAAAGATTGTACATCTGGATAAGGCCGGAGAGGTCTGGACCGGTATGCTGCATCTAAAAGTCAGCACGGATACCCATAGGAGAGAAGACCTTGTGAGGGTGCAGGAAGCCCTGCGTCGTTATCCCGGCAATTGTGCTGTACAGCTCCATGTCAGAATTCCTGATAAAACTGAAACCCACATTGAATTTCCGGATCTTCTCAAAGTCAGTGCCGGAGCGGAACTTATGGCTGAGTTGCAGGATATTCTTGGTGCTGAGGGTGTTGTCATCTCCTGTGCCCCTGCAAAGCTGGAGGACAGGGGAAAGAACGGGAAAAACGGGTACAGGAAAAGGGGAAACAATGGAGATGCCGCCTCTGCCTGA
- a CDS encoding aminotransferase class I/II-fold pyridoxal phosphate-dependent enzyme encodes MEMPPLPEVFSFMEKVLEKRREAGTLRSLRPMELMDGGRVRMGDRVLVNFSGNDYLGLSRDPHILKRGEEFARHFGAGATASRLVCGNLSCTEAVEKKIAGMKGFESALIMASGYQANLSLLAALCDRKTLIFSDRLNHNSLIQGARLSGGKIIRFRHNDLSHLEKLLCDAPEETRKCIVTESVFSMDGDVPDLEGLTRLAEIHKALLLVDEAHATGVFGDQGMGLVKPGMAHAVVGTFGKGAGVFGAYVAGPALLKDYLVNEMGGFVFSTALPPSVMGMVDASLDRMAEMDAERKHLAALGDQLRHGLQYLDFYTGASCTQIVPVMVGDTKKALALSAHLEKEGFLGVAIRPPTVPEGESRIRISLCALHSKEDVEGLIRAFSTFVHIQT; translated from the coding sequence ATGGAGATGCCGCCTCTGCCTGAAGTCTTTTCTTTCATGGAAAAGGTCCTTGAAAAAAGAAGGGAGGCCGGAACCCTGCGCAGCCTTCGACCTATGGAGCTTATGGATGGGGGCAGGGTGCGTATGGGGGACAGGGTTCTTGTGAATTTTTCCGGCAACGATTATCTGGGGCTTTCCAGAGATCCCCATATTTTGAAGCGGGGAGAAGAGTTTGCAAGGCATTTTGGAGCCGGTGCCACGGCATCCCGACTGGTTTGCGGAAACCTTTCCTGCACGGAGGCAGTGGAAAAAAAAATAGCAGGGATGAAGGGCTTTGAGTCGGCTCTTATAATGGCATCGGGTTATCAGGCCAACCTCAGTCTGCTGGCTGCCCTCTGTGACAGAAAAACCCTTATTTTCTCCGATCGTCTCAACCATAACAGCTTGATACAGGGCGCAAGGCTTTCCGGCGGTAAGATTATCCGTTTTCGACACAATGACCTCAGCCACCTTGAAAAACTCCTTTGCGATGCGCCAGAAGAAACAAGAAAGTGCATTGTCACTGAATCGGTTTTTTCCATGGACGGTGATGTGCCGGATCTGGAGGGGCTGACTCGTCTTGCTGAAATCCATAAAGCTCTTTTACTGGTGGATGAGGCCCATGCCACAGGGGTTTTCGGTGATCAGGGCATGGGACTTGTGAAACCCGGTATGGCCCACGCCGTGGTGGGAACTTTTGGCAAGGGTGCAGGGGTGTTCGGAGCCTATGTGGCAGGCCCGGCCCTTCTTAAAGATTATCTTGTCAATGAAATGGGCGGTTTTGTCTTTTCCACGGCACTCCCCCCATCGGTTATGGGTATGGTGGATGCCAGTCTGGACCGCATGGCGGAAATGGATGCGGAAAGAAAGCACCTTGCAGCCCTTGGTGATCAGCTTCGTCATGGATTACAATATCTTGATTTTTATACCGGAGCCTCATGCACCCAGATTGTGCCTGTAATGGTGGGGGATACGAAAAAAGCTCTGGCCCTTTCGGCCCATCTGGAAAAAGAGGGTTTTTTAGGCGTTGCCATCCGTCCGCCCACGGTGCCGGAAGGGGAAAGCCGTATCCGTATCTCCCTCTGCGCCCTGCACAGTAAAGAAGATGTGGAAGGGTTGATCAGGGCGTTTTCTACTTTTGTGCATATACAGACATAA
- a CDS encoding alpha/beta fold hydrolase, protein MMSFFPHSILCVHGWAQSPDFWAPLRAFIEKPEALCLLDRGYFGSQHLPSLPQHAGVKGIITHSFGLHLVPEIWLKQADFIIIVSGFNSFLPEERSRRRRSERILYLMQKKLKENPEALVALFRSLCGQKENIRSGSVNTALMAEDLQNLAHSRLDLDLFMKIPVIHIIHGRKDKVVDVSRAEELQAALPHARLHIVDDGDHGIPLTHAGILAELLACAIWEYRS, encoded by the coding sequence ATGATGTCTTTTTTTCCCCATTCCATTCTCTGCGTACACGGCTGGGCCCAAAGTCCTGATTTCTGGGCTCCCCTTCGGGCTTTTATAGAAAAACCGGAAGCCCTCTGTCTTCTGGACCGAGGGTATTTTGGCAGCCAGCATCTGCCTTCTCTGCCCCAGCATGCAGGTGTAAAGGGCATTATCACCCATTCTTTCGGCCTGCACCTTGTGCCTGAGATCTGGCTGAAGCAGGCCGATTTCATTATTATTGTTTCTGGCTTTAACAGTTTTTTGCCCGAAGAGCGAAGCAGACGGCGCAGATCGGAACGGATTCTTTATCTGATGCAGAAAAAACTTAAAGAAAATCCCGAAGCCCTTGTGGCCCTTTTCCGCAGTCTCTGCGGGCAGAAGGAAAATATTCGTTCTGGGTCTGTCAATACGGCACTTATGGCTGAAGACCTGCAAAATCTGGCGCATTCCCGTCTGGATCTGGATCTTTTCATGAAAATCCCTGTGATTCATATTATCCATGGCAGAAAGGATAAGGTGGTTGATGTAAGCAGGGCAGAGGAGCTGCAGGCAGCACTTCCCCATGCCCGCCTTCATATTGTTGATGACGGGGATCATGGTATTCCCCTGACCCATGCTGGAATTCTGGCGGAGCTGTTAGCTTGTGCTATCTGGGAGTATCGGTCATGA
- a CDS encoding methyltransferase domain-containing protein, producing MKEKVAAAFSAKAHTYNEHARVQRRASEIFLDYLKDFSGNMPEAPVLEIGCGTGFVTRGLLTLSGERHHLITDIAPAMVELCGADLRRDFPEASMDFSVMDGEVLQKKSSFGLVVSGFTIQWFTNLASSLEALVEALLPGGLLALSFQGDGSFAEWKNICDKENLPFSANPLPDGATVAQILQRAGCHVKIFSGRMVESYPSPKHFFRSLGAIGAGTSLLKEQRDPMLLSRIMKSWTRACGGRPVEVSYRVHFVFAVKPEDELATRNKSILYPPFPLAETPEARGLGEESADRPFPVAVAEALEARGRGEGSTDLPLPLAVAEALEAGGRGEGSTDLPLPLAVAEALEAGGRGEGTFSGNNQSEEQSEESKGYIEWQTFPDVFL from the coding sequence ATGAAGGAAAAAGTGGCTGCTGCCTTTTCTGCCAAAGCTCACACCTATAATGAACATGCAAGGGTGCAGCGCAGGGCATCGGAGATTTTTCTGGATTATCTTAAAGATTTTTCAGGAAATATGCCCGAGGCTCCTGTCCTTGAAATCGGATGCGGAACGGGTTTTGTCACAAGGGGCCTGCTGACCCTTTCAGGGGAAAGGCATCATCTGATAACGGATATTGCTCCTGCCATGGTAGAGCTTTGTGGGGCGGATCTCAGAAGGGATTTTCCTGAGGCATCCATGGATTTTTCGGTGATGGACGGAGAAGTTTTGCAGAAAAAAAGCTCTTTCGGGCTTGTGGTTTCAGGCTTTACCATACAGTGGTTCACAAACCTTGCGTCAAGCCTTGAAGCTCTTGTGGAAGCCCTTCTGCCCGGTGGTCTTCTGGCCCTTTCCTTTCAGGGGGATGGCTCCTTTGCGGAGTGGAAAAATATCTGTGATAAAGAAAATCTGCCCTTTTCCGCCAATCCCCTGCCGGATGGAGCTACCGTTGCGCAGATCCTTCAAAGGGCCGGATGTCATGTGAAAATATTTAGTGGCCGCATGGTGGAATCCTATCCTTCGCCGAAACATTTTTTCCGTTCACTGGGGGCCATTGGTGCAGGGACATCCCTTTTGAAAGAACAAAGAGACCCCATGCTCCTTTCCCGTATTATGAAATCCTGGACCAGAGCGTGTGGGGGCAGGCCGGTGGAGGTCAGTTACAGGGTGCATTTTGTTTTTGCGGTGAAGCCGGAAGATGAGCTTGCTACCAGAAATAAGTCTATCCTTTATCCACCTTTCCCGCTGGCTGAAACTCCCGAAGCCAGGGGCTTGGGTGAGGAGTCAGCGGATCGCCCTTTCCCTGTGGCGGTGGCTGAGGCTCTCGAAGCCAGAGGCCGGGGTGAGGGTTCAACAGATCTCCCTCTCCCTCTAGCGGTGGCTGAGGCTCTCGAAGCCGGGGGCCGGGGTGAGGGTTCAACAGATCTCCCTCTCCCTCTGGCGGTGGCTGAGGCTCTCGAAGCCGGGGGCCGGGGTGAGGGGACTTTTTCCGGGAACAACCAATCCGAAGAGCAGTCTGAAGAAAGCAAAGGATATATTGAATGGCAAACCTTCCCCGACGTTTTTTTGTAA
- the bioD gene encoding dethiobiotin synthase, translated as MANLPRRFFVSGTDTDIGKTFVSALCVAGLSAMYWKPVQTGFPPDRDRDTVQRLTGLDDGHFFPESFCFKEPVSPHRAAEKEGCVIRLSDFMLPDSGDRYLVVEGAGGLLVPLADNLYMTDLIRHLDLPVLLVCRTGLGTLNHTFLSVEALKNRGIPIAGIVANGPLHMDNLEDLTRMTGVPLIAHVPFCDDIQRQDLKALFESCFSSFSDRKRVGVCPVRRSQT; from the coding sequence ATGGCAAACCTTCCCCGACGTTTTTTTGTAAGCGGAACGGATACGGACATCGGCAAAACCTTTGTTTCCGCCCTCTGTGTGGCAGGGCTTTCTGCCATGTACTGGAAGCCTGTGCAGACGGGATTCCCCCCGGACCGGGACCGGGATACGGTACAGCGCCTTACGGGTCTGGATGATGGCCATTTTTTCCCGGAGAGTTTTTGTTTTAAAGAGCCTGTTTCACCGCACAGGGCTGCCGAAAAGGAAGGATGTGTGATCCGGCTTTCGGATTTTATGTTGCCGGATTCCGGAGATCGTTATCTGGTGGTGGAGGGGGCAGGGGGGCTGCTGGTTCCTCTGGCAGACAATTTATATATGACGGACCTGATTCGGCATCTGGATCTTCCCGTTCTCCTTGTATGCCGCACGGGTCTTGGCACCCTGAACCATACTTTTTTATCCGTTGAAGCCCTTAAAAATCGTGGTATCCCCATTGCGGGAATTGTGGCCAATGGGCCTCTCCACATGGATAATCTTGAAGATCTTACACGTATGACGGGTGTTCCCCTGATTGCCCATGTACCTTTTTGTGATGACATACAAAGACAGGATCTGAAAGCTCTCTTTGAATCCTGTTTTTCTTCCTTCTCCGACAGAAAGAGAGTTGGAGTCTGCCCGGTACGCAGGTCTCAAACCTGA
- a CDS encoding DUF262 domain-containing protein: protein MILMDCEEKIEVENNDETPENPDDEKNLDSVMQEPFNPAEISIISKPDTLHNIIERLKHGEIDMNTDFQRHADLWDTQKMSRLIESILIRFPLPAFYFDASNEEKWLIVDGLQRLSSIRRFVVEKKLKLRGLEYLKEFEELTWDDLPRTHQRRMNECPVTLFLIQPGTPDAVKYSLFRRINTGGLVLTDQEIRNAMAAPPIRGYLEKLAQEDCLKRLVGDQSRRMVDQELVLRFLAFHTMDYGESRKNIATFLDEMMDKLSKASSEELFSLERDFHCAIKRCWDIFGGEAFEKRTLSQKTGRRRKNATLFEVWTTALVRLSDEAMGMLQSRKEMLIQKHLECMTNDHDYFRSISYSTQKKEHFHIRNQRVAAMIKEVLCA, encoded by the coding sequence ATGATACTTATGGATTGTGAAGAAAAAATTGAAGTTGAAAATAATGATGAGACTCCTGAAAATCCCGATGATGAGAAAAATCTGGATTCTGTGATGCAGGAGCCTTTCAATCCTGCGGAGATCAGCATTATTTCCAAACCGGATACACTCCATAATATCATTGAACGACTTAAGCATGGTGAGATTGACATGAACACGGATTTTCAGCGTCATGCCGATCTTTGGGATACCCAGAAAATGTCCCGCCTCATTGAATCCATTCTGATCCGGTTTCCCCTTCCTGCCTTTTATTTTGATGCTTCCAACGAGGAAAAATGGCTGATTGTGGATGGCTTGCAACGACTTTCTTCCATCCGCAGGTTTGTTGTGGAAAAAAAGCTGAAGCTGCGGGGGCTTGAATACCTCAAGGAGTTTGAGGAGCTGACATGGGATGACTTGCCGCGAACCCATCAGCGGCGCATGAACGAGTGTCCTGTCACCCTTTTTCTGATCCAGCCAGGAACACCGGATGCTGTGAAATATTCGCTTTTCAGAAGAATCAACACCGGCGGTCTTGTGCTGACGGATCAGGAAATCCGTAATGCCATGGCAGCACCGCCTATCCGGGGCTACCTTGAAAAGCTGGCGCAGGAAGACTGCCTGAAAAGACTTGTGGGAGATCAGAGCCGGAGGATGGTAGATCAGGAGCTGGTCTTGCGATTTCTGGCTTTCCACACAATGGATTACGGAGAAAGCAGAAAGAACATTGCTACCTTTCTGGATGAGATGATGGACAAGCTCTCTAAGGCCTCTTCGGAAGAGCTTTTTTCTTTGGAGCGGGATTTCCACTGCGCCATAAAACGGTGCTGGGATATCTTTGGTGGAGAAGCTTTTGAAAAAAGAACCCTGAGCCAGAAAACGGGCAGGCGGCGAAAGAATGCTACCCTTTTTGAGGTATGGACAACGGCCCTTGTAAGACTATCAGATGAGGCAATGGGGATGCTACAGAGCAGAAAAGAAATGCTTATACAGAAACACCTTGAATGCATGACAAATGATCATGATTATTTTCGATCCATTTCCTATTCAACCCAGAAAAAGGAACATTTCCATATCCGAAATCAACGGGTTGCAGCTATGATTAAGGAGGTGCTTTGTGCTTGA
- a CDS encoding AAA family ATPase, translated as MLEFMRIQRFKSLKDISFPLVSLNIFSGLNGMGKSSLIQVLLLLRQSMEKNTLPDKGLLLKGDYVSLGTGQDILSENAEEETIDFTLVWQNTPPVNFNFNYAARSDLQPSGAKVHLPVDRSFSLFTKNFQYLSADRISPKAAYEASDYHIKDLNSLGNHGEYTAHYIAEYGLMPIALKSMQHPAAPSFSLLDNLDKWMSEISPGIRIHAQLHQSMNTVSLNYAFEQGGDITADFKPQNVGFGLTFVLPVLVALLRSRPGDMLIMENPEAHLHPGAQSVLGRLCSIAAMGGVQLFIESHSDHFLNGVRVAVRERVISHEEVRLFYLERDRASGHEVFVSSPEVDSEGRISFWPRGFFDESDRQLEKLL; from the coding sequence GTGCTTGAGTTCATGCGTATTCAGAGATTCAAATCTTTAAAGGATATTTCTTTTCCCCTTGTATCCCTTAATATTTTTAGCGGTCTGAACGGCATGGGTAAATCTTCTCTGATTCAGGTACTGCTTTTGCTTCGTCAGTCCATGGAAAAAAATACCCTGCCGGATAAGGGGCTTTTGCTGAAAGGGGACTATGTGTCTCTGGGAACGGGTCAAGACATCCTTTCCGAAAATGCCGAAGAGGAAACCATTGATTTCACACTGGTCTGGCAGAATACCCCACCCGTTAACTTCAATTTTAACTATGCCGCCCGCTCCGACCTCCAGCCTTCAGGAGCAAAAGTTCATTTGCCCGTGGACAGAAGCTTCAGCCTTTTTACAAAAAATTTTCAGTATCTTTCCGCAGACCGCATCAGCCCGAAGGCTGCTTATGAGGCATCGGATTACCATATCAAGGATCTCAATTCCCTTGGCAACCATGGGGAATACACGGCCCATTATATTGCTGAGTACGGGTTGATGCCCATAGCATTGAAGTCCATGCAGCACCCGGCTGCGCCTTCCTTTTCCCTCCTCGACAACCTTGATAAGTGGATGTCTGAGATTTCCCCCGGAATACGCATCCATGCCCAGCTACATCAGTCCATGAATACGGTTTCCCTGAATTATGCCTTTGAACAGGGGGGAGATATTACAGCGGACTTCAAGCCGCAGAATGTGGGGTTCGGGCTCACCTTTGTGCTTCCCGTTCTTGTGGCCCTCCTGAGGTCAAGGCCGGGGGATATGCTGATCATGGAAAACCCCGAAGCCCACCTTCATCCCGGTGCCCAATCTGTTCTGGGGCGGCTTTGTTCCATTGCTGCCATGGGCGGGGTGCAGCTTTTCATTGAGTCCCATTCGGATCATTTTCTCAATGGTGTCCGTGTGGCTGTGCGGGAGAGGGTTATTTCCCATGAAGAGGTAAGGCTTTTTTACCTTGAACGGGACAGGGCCTCAGGCCATGAGGTTTTTGTAAGCAGCCCTGAGGTGGATTCCGAAGGCAGGATCAGTTTCTGGCCCAGAGGTTTTTTTGATGAGAGCGACAGGCAGCTGGAGAAGCTGTTATGA